One window of the Carnobacterium maltaromaticum DSM 20342 genome contains the following:
- a CDS encoding sensor histidine kinase: MLTTLIVSSFLLVILVNTLFLPRYYLHQMEDKVATVTSTLKKSTSTERTPENLKELAENEQVTIIAADFNGLSTDDLNESLHIALLRERVALNRFWVTDDTIQQLQASPKSIQKLYDQGKQKSSFLVHLQILDNQLYLVGISLVDFSETATIINTFTFISLGLILTLALLIIYISTKKITEPLSELKRVTEQIAKLNFIKVEDIPPNEIGELAIHINKMSADLEHYQISLLNKNQQLKQFTADLTHELKTPIALIKAYGNGIIDDLDDGSYLATILKQADLLSLTVDQMLDYAKLEQQDLQVEKIDVKQLFKERLSDFQLAADTQKITFNLTDKVPAHRLIDADRILLARVFDNLLSNALKYATAPEITITWEKNETGLQFSIQNKTSLSDTFEPRKLLEAFYVEEKSRNKNLAGTGLGLAIVNTIIEQHQFELDVSIKKQMIQFKLLFPLAD, from the coding sequence ATGTTAACAACTCTAATTGTTTCGAGTTTTCTGCTAGTTATTCTAGTAAACACTTTATTTTTACCTCGTTACTATCTGCATCAAATGGAAGATAAAGTTGCTACTGTTACATCCACATTAAAAAAATCAACTAGCACAGAGCGAACACCTGAAAATTTAAAAGAATTGGCTGAAAATGAACAAGTCACCATTATTGCGGCTGATTTCAACGGGTTAAGCACTGATGATTTAAATGAATCCTTGCACATAGCTCTCTTAAGAGAAAGAGTTGCTTTAAATCGTTTTTGGGTAACTGATGATACCATTCAACAGTTGCAAGCCTCACCGAAATCCATTCAAAAACTCTACGACCAGGGCAAACAAAAATCAAGCTTTTTAGTTCATTTACAAATCTTAGACAATCAACTTTATTTGGTCGGAATCTCGCTAGTTGATTTTTCGGAAACTGCAACGATTATCAACACCTTCACCTTTATTTCTTTAGGATTAATTTTAACGTTAGCACTACTTATTATTTATATTTCTACAAAAAAAATTACGGAACCTTTATCCGAACTTAAACGTGTTACAGAGCAGATAGCAAAATTAAACTTTATTAAAGTTGAGGATATTCCACCCAATGAAATCGGTGAATTAGCCATTCATATTAATAAAATGAGTGCTGATTTAGAGCATTATCAAATAAGTCTATTGAATAAAAATCAACAACTAAAACAGTTTACTGCTGATTTAACTCATGAATTAAAAACTCCAATCGCCTTAATTAAAGCATACGGAAATGGAATTATTGACGATTTAGACGATGGTAGCTACCTTGCTACTATTCTAAAACAGGCTGACTTATTAAGTTTAACTGTTGATCAAATGCTTGACTATGCTAAATTAGAGCAACAAGATTTACAAGTAGAAAAAATCGATGTAAAACAGCTATTTAAAGAACGGCTCAGTGATTTTCAACTCGCAGCAGATACGCAAAAAATCACATTCAACCTCACAGATAAAGTTCCAGCACATCGTTTGATTGATGCTGATAGGATTTTACTAGCTCGAGTCTTTGATAACTTGTTAAGCAACGCTTTAAAATATGCGACTGCACCTGAAATCACTATCACTTGGGAAAAAAATGAAACTGGCTTACAATTTTCAATTCAAAATAAAACATCTCTTTCCGATACTTTTGAGCCACGTAAACTTTTGGAAGCTTTTTATGTAGAGGAAAAGTCCCGTAATAAAAACTTAGCTGGTACAGGTTTAGGCTTAGCGATTGTAAATACGATTATTGAACAACATCAATTTGAGCTAGATGTCTCGATAAAAAAACAAATGATTCAATTTAAGCTACTCTTTCCATTAGCTGATTAA
- a CDS encoding response regulator transcription factor, with the protein MNVLIADDNPEMLQILCAYMKKAGFTTFTATNGEEALEVFYQEQLDIAILDWMMPKLDGLEVAAQMKKESPIKILMLTAKNQGEDEFHSLSNGVDEFVTKPFHPQVLILRVKKLLNLTDSIHLADLTIDPMTMKVWKNEVPLDLTKKEFDLLMLLYKNRGHILTREQLLVGVWGMDYSGVDRTVDTHIRRLREKVGDTIIHTKRGVGYSIEA; encoded by the coding sequence ATGAATGTTTTAATCGCTGATGACAATCCAGAAATGCTACAAATTCTTTGTGCATACATGAAAAAAGCTGGATTTACTACTTTTACAGCAACTAATGGCGAAGAAGCCTTGGAAGTTTTTTATCAAGAACAGTTGGATATTGCGATTTTAGACTGGATGATGCCTAAGCTGGACGGTTTGGAAGTCGCTGCCCAAATGAAAAAAGAAAGTCCAATCAAAATTTTAATGTTAACGGCTAAAAATCAAGGCGAAGATGAATTTCACTCATTATCTAATGGAGTTGATGAATTTGTAACTAAACCCTTTCATCCTCAAGTACTAATCTTACGTGTCAAAAAGCTACTTAACTTAACGGATTCCATTCACTTAGCCGATTTAACCATTGACCCCATGACTATGAAAGTCTGGAAAAATGAAGTCCCACTAGATTTAACCAAGAAAGAATTTGATTTATTGATGCTACTCTATAAAAATAGAGGCCATATTCTAACTCGAGAACAATTATTAGTCGGTGTTTGGGGTATGGATTACTCAGGTGTCGATCGAACAGTTGATACGCATATTCGACGTTTACGAGAAAAAGTTGGCGATACAATTATTCACACTAAACGAGGAGTTGGCTATAGTATTGAAGCATAA
- a CDS encoding glycoside hydrolase family 73 protein, translating into MKKKLIITQKNKKIMLSLLLSVSIIGAFLFLNRQPKEYEYVAAEEYSTKYQTVFIDKIADEAQNLQAQTNLFASITIAQAILESDWGNSELAQESNNLFGIKAQESDQSTTLPTDEYEDGERITIDAAFKKYDTVQESMVDHIVFLEGASYAPVKTAKNYIEAAHALKAGGYATDPKYAEKLIELIEQFKLDKFDTI; encoded by the coding sequence ATGAAAAAAAAATTAATCATTACTCAAAAAAATAAAAAAATCATGTTAAGTCTACTACTATCTGTCAGTATTATAGGAGCCTTTCTGTTTTTAAATCGCCAACCAAAAGAATACGAATATGTTGCAGCTGAAGAATATTCAACAAAGTATCAAACTGTCTTTATTGATAAGATTGCCGATGAAGCTCAAAATTTGCAAGCTCAAACAAACTTATTTGCTAGCATTACCATTGCACAAGCAATTTTGGAATCTGATTGGGGAAATAGTGAATTGGCGCAAGAATCAAATAACTTATTTGGGATTAAAGCACAAGAATCTGATCAAAGTACAACCTTACCTACCGACGAATATGAGGATGGGGAACGAATCACCATTGATGCTGCTTTTAAAAAATACGACACTGTTCAAGAATCTATGGTTGATCATATTGTCTTTTTAGAAGGCGCTAGTTATGCTCCGGTTAAAACAGCAAAAAATTATATAGAAGCTGCTCACGCTCTTAAAGCTGGTGGATACGCGACAGATCCTAAGTATGCAGAAAAACTAATTGAGCTTATCGAACAATTTAAATTAGATAAATTTGACACCATCTAA
- a CDS encoding helix-turn-helix domain-containing protein produces the protein MSYEIGKGLSRQYLLLRQLHNSSVPLTKNDLSKELNCSRPTLNNTLILADNLIDRYGSIEKSSDGIILKEKKSINDAFIKAIILKETVLYQFVYSILFEKIVSIESWAFDHFMSTSYVYSKMKSIRAFLRENKLELVTGGEFITIEGSEHQIRFLFFQLFKHTSLIDEEWLFSKYNVKAIAQLSQDLAKELGIYFSPVCEYQFCIAVAINLQRSCNDYHGEPSERQWESWKYYQTQFNFNNAFSNFERKIGKKIEEAERINILYSIIQLPFRYSSYENAMSRIKNIKALVPESYQLAKELFALFHENPKTNYFGFAYLLDMFAVFSAIELYQDISVVKLFSDEENEQLFANKELVKQVEDLISEYEEKSDFYFLKVNRQYLLKSIFQMNQFSERLRGISKVIRVTIISEKGYSQELKQGAKFLQQFTQNRIELINSLEVYFDEAHLNVDLILSDYYPVNISSNLPIFLWNSEPTEKDFRMLKKQIELLLEGKPDLANE, from the coding sequence TTGTCTTATGAAATTGGTAAAGGGTTAAGTCGACAGTATTTGTTATTGAGACAATTGCACAATTCGTCAGTGCCGTTAACTAAAAATGACTTATCAAAGGAATTAAACTGTTCCAGACCAACTTTAAATAACACCTTGATATTGGCAGATAATCTGATTGACAGATACGGATCAATTGAAAAGAGTAGTGATGGAATTATATTAAAAGAAAAAAAAAGCATTAATGACGCTTTTATAAAAGCTATAATCTTGAAAGAAACTGTTTTATACCAATTTGTCTATTCCATTCTATTTGAAAAAATTGTATCCATTGAAAGTTGGGCTTTTGACCATTTTATGAGTACTTCCTATGTTTATAGTAAAATGAAAAGTATACGCGCTTTTTTAAGAGAAAATAAATTGGAATTAGTAACTGGTGGGGAGTTTATTACTATTGAAGGTTCTGAACACCAAATCCGTTTTTTATTCTTCCAATTATTTAAACACACGTCATTGATTGATGAAGAGTGGCTTTTTTCAAAATATAATGTCAAGGCCATTGCCCAGCTAAGTCAAGATTTAGCAAAGGAATTAGGTATTTATTTTTCCCCCGTTTGTGAGTATCAATTTTGTATAGCAGTGGCTATTAATTTACAGCGCTCTTGCAATGATTATCATGGGGAACCTTCTGAGCGCCAATGGGAATCGTGGAAATATTATCAAACTCAATTCAATTTTAACAATGCATTTTCAAATTTTGAAAGAAAGATTGGTAAAAAAATTGAAGAAGCGGAACGGATAAATATACTGTACAGTATTATTCAGTTACCTTTCCGTTATTCTTCTTATGAAAATGCTATGAGCCGCATTAAAAATATTAAGGCATTGGTTCCAGAAAGTTATCAACTTGCCAAAGAACTTTTTGCTCTATTCCATGAAAATCCTAAAACCAATTATTTTGGATTTGCCTATTTATTGGATATGTTTGCCGTGTTCTCAGCTATCGAGCTTTATCAAGATATCTCTGTTGTTAAGCTATTTTCTGATGAAGAAAATGAACAATTATTTGCAAATAAAGAACTTGTAAAACAGGTTGAAGACTTAATTAGTGAATATGAAGAAAAATCCGATTTTTATTTTTTAAAGGTAAATCGTCAATATTTATTAAAATCCATTTTTCAGATGAATCAGTTTTCAGAAAGATTACGTGGGATTAGTAAAGTGATTCGAGTAACGATTATTTCTGAAAAGGGATATAGCCAAGAATTAAAGCAAGGTGCTAAATTTTTACAACAATTTACTCAAAATAGGATTGAGCTGATTAATTCTTTAGAAGTTTATTTTGATGAAGCACATTTGAATGTGGACTTGATTCTATCTGATTATTATCCAGTTAATATAAGCTCTAATCTGCCAATTTTTTTATGGAATAGTGAGCCAACGGAAAAAGATTTCAGAATGTTAAAAAAGCAGATTGAATTATTGCTTGAAGGTAAACCTGATTTGGCTAATGAGTAA
- a CDS encoding VOC family protein has product MENKFAPCLWVDNQVEEMTELYTKVFENGKPLKTLYFLEDAHGKIGDILTQSVQLANQEFILLNGGPEFKATPSISYMVTCTSETQLQVLWQELSEGGKLLMNLAIYPGVGQFGWLEDRFGISWQFSLDQSSSSQKITPCFMFSGEQYGNASRAVAEWIEVFQSGEILEHYSNEDSTTKLAKFTLHQQEFMAMDSAVDHDFTFSLANSFYVYCENQKEIDRLWTAITSKGTEMPCGWMGDRFGVAWQTVTRDMDTMLDRKNLTKALAVTQAVYGMMKIDSEELRRIYNEA; this is encoded by the coding sequence ATGGAAAATAAGTTCGCACCATGTTTATGGGTAGATAATCAAGTGGAAGAAATGACAGAATTGTATACAAAAGTCTTTGAAAATGGGAAACCATTAAAGACATTGTATTTTTTGGAAGATGCACATGGTAAGATTGGAGATATTTTAACACAATCGGTTCAGTTAGCGAATCAAGAATTTATTTTGTTAAACGGTGGCCCAGAGTTTAAGGCAACACCGTCAATTTCCTATATGGTTACTTGTACGTCAGAGACTCAGCTTCAAGTTCTTTGGCAGGAACTGAGTGAAGGCGGGAAATTATTGATGAACTTGGCTATCTATCCAGGAGTAGGACAATTTGGTTGGCTTGAAGATCGTTTTGGCATATCTTGGCAGTTTTCTTTAGATCAATCTAGCTCTAGTCAAAAGATTACACCTTGCTTTATGTTTTCTGGTGAACAATATGGCAATGCTAGTCGTGCTGTAGCAGAATGGATTGAGGTATTCCAATCAGGGGAGATCTTAGAACATTATTCTAATGAGGATTCAACGACTAAATTAGCTAAATTCACCTTGCATCAGCAAGAATTTATGGCGATGGATAGTGCTGTTGATCATGATTTTACTTTTTCTTTGGCAAACTCCTTTTATGTTTATTGTGAGAATCAAAAGGAAATTGATCGATTATGGACAGCTATTACTAGCAAAGGAACAGAAATGCCCTGTGGTTGGATGGGTGATCGATTTGGTGTCGCTTGGCAAACCGTTACAAGGGATATGGATACAATGTTAGATCGAAAAAATTTAACAAAAGCGCTTGCTGTAACGCAGGCAGTCTATGGGATGATGAAGATAGATAG